One segment of Pseudanabaena sp. FACHB-2040 DNA contains the following:
- a CDS encoding nuclear transport factor 2 family protein encodes MSTELQTATDLRAAFEDIKQLFFQGKALEAFEKYYADTVVMQENEAPATVGKTENRQREEEFFGKVTEFRGAELKSVAFGDNVIISEWFYDYTHADWGDRKYHQVSVQRWQDGKVVHERFYYGA; translated from the coding sequence ATGAGTACCGAACTGCAAACCGCAACTGATCTGAGAGCCGCTTTTGAAGATATCAAGCAGCTTTTCTTTCAAGGCAAAGCCCTAGAAGCCTTTGAAAAGTACTACGCCGACACCGTAGTCATGCAGGAAAATGAAGCTCCAGCCACCGTAGGCAAAACCGAAAACCGCCAGCGAGAAGAAGAGTTTTTCGGCAAGGTGACCGAGTTCCGGGGCGCAGAACTCAAGAGCGTAGCCTTTGGTGACAACGTCATCATCTCTGAATGGTTCTACGACTACACCCATGCCGATTGGGGCGATCGCAAATACCACCAGGTATCGGTGCAGCGCTGGCAAGACGGCAAGGTCGTTCACGAGCGGTTTTATTACGGCGCATAG
- a CDS encoding isopenicillin N synthase family oxygenase — MKTAICIPQLPDPVVQQAEFARQLSTALSQVGAAYIPVAQGICDRNLLHTLQSFFHLSELQKRSLAQQLTSPWQGIFIALGQEQLADDQQDHKEVLDLNLESGTYARWINRWKARRLAEGFSPTSDSRLAEGEMLSQVAQSLYQTFGAFQEQANHILAALETVYGQPAGTLVNQHGKNSTLRLLHYPPAPHFTVGSIRLGAHQDYSGITLLWQDSTGGLEILTPGREWVAVDVPLGCIGVIAGEVMQRWSGNTLHSAPHRVRVTNRQQLAKTRYSVAFFCETNHDCVVYPGSLLGQAHSEAQPIAVGAFLNQKYDQIFANSTF; from the coding sequence ATGAAGACAGCAATCTGTATTCCTCAATTGCCTGATCCAGTAGTTCAGCAGGCAGAGTTTGCGCGGCAGCTCTCGACTGCGCTCTCTCAGGTGGGGGCAGCCTATATTCCGGTGGCGCAGGGGATTTGCGATCGCAACCTCTTGCATACCCTACAGTCTTTCTTCCATCTCAGTGAGCTGCAAAAGCGAAGCCTGGCTCAGCAGCTAACCTCTCCTTGGCAGGGCATATTTATTGCACTAGGCCAGGAACAGCTAGCGGACGACCAGCAAGATCATAAAGAAGTGCTCGATCTCAATCTCGAAAGCGGCACCTATGCTCGCTGGATCAATCGGTGGAAGGCGCGGCGACTGGCTGAGGGCTTCTCCCCCACTTCTGACTCTCGGTTGGCTGAGGGTGAGATGTTGAGCCAGGTAGCACAGTCGCTCTACCAAACCTTTGGCGCTTTTCAGGAGCAGGCCAATCACATACTGGCCGCGTTGGAGACAGTCTACGGTCAGCCTGCCGGTACTTTGGTGAATCAGCACGGCAAAAACAGCACTTTGCGGCTGTTGCACTATCCTCCCGCGCCCCACTTTACCGTGGGCTCGATTCGGCTGGGGGCACACCAAGACTACTCGGGCATCACGCTGCTGTGGCAAGACTCAACCGGGGGGTTAGAGATTTTGACCCCTGGGCGTGAGTGGGTTGCCGTTGACGTTCCTCTTGGCTGTATTGGGGTGATTGCGGGTGAAGTGATGCAGCGGTGGAGCGGCAATACGCTGCATTCGGCTCCTCACCGGGTGCGGGTTACCAATCGCCAACAGCTGGCCAAAACTCGGTACTCAGTTGCATTCTTCTGTGAGACAAACCATGACTGTGTGGTGTATCCGGGGTCGCTGCTAGGTCAAGCTCATTCAGAGGCTCAGCCTATTGCAGTTGGGGCCTTCTTAAACCAGAAGTACGACCAGATTTTTGCCAACTCGACCTTCTGA
- the galK gene encoding galactokinase, protein MTTFQQIFNTEPQVQASAPGRVNLLGEHTDYNDGFVLPTAIPQQTTVYLGLSPDEQHHIYSQELDKQISLLPTDDAPEDFASYIVGCIRVLEQQGTAVPPLNIYVTSAVPMGSGLSSSAALEVAVLRGLRSLLSLDLDDVRIAQLGQQAERQYAGVQCGIMDQMASSLADAEHLLFLDTRTLERALLPLPEGAEIVVMDSGIPRTLAGSGYNQRRAECEEAAQELGVKALRDVTDLDAIAPLAEPLQQRARHVITENGRVLQAKQGVSAQKFGELMNASHASLRDDYEVSVEGLDQLVDILQASPGVFGARLTGAGFGGACVALVKAGEGVAIAKSALERYRQTGHQGSVLVP, encoded by the coding sequence ATGACAACGTTTCAACAAATCTTCAACACAGAACCCCAGGTTCAGGCCAGTGCTCCCGGACGAGTCAACCTGCTGGGCGAACACACCGACTACAACGATGGCTTTGTGCTGCCAACGGCCATTCCTCAGCAAACAACGGTTTACCTGGGGCTTAGCCCCGACGAACAGCACCATATCTATTCTCAGGAGCTAGACAAGCAGATCAGCCTGCTTCCCACCGACGACGCCCCAGAAGACTTTGCCAGCTATATTGTGGGCTGCATTCGTGTTTTGGAGCAGCAGGGCACTGCTGTGCCACCATTGAATATCTACGTCACTTCGGCAGTGCCAATGGGGTCTGGCCTATCGAGCAGTGCCGCGCTAGAAGTGGCTGTGCTGCGAGGGTTGCGATCGCTCCTCAGCCTCGATCTCGACGACGTGCGAATTGCCCAGCTAGGTCAGCAGGCCGAGCGGCAGTATGCGGGCGTGCAGTGCGGCATCATGGATCAAATGGCCTCTAGTTTGGCCGATGCCGAGCACCTGCTGTTTCTCGATACACGCACCCTGGAACGGGCGCTGCTGCCCCTGCCCGAAGGCGCAGAAATCGTGGTGATGGACAGCGGCATCCCCCGCACCCTGGCAGGCAGCGGCTACAACCAGCGGCGAGCTGAGTGCGAAGAAGCCGCCCAGGAACTTGGGGTAAAAGCGCTGCGGGATGTAACTGACTTAGATGCGATCGCACCTCTAGCCGAACCGCTGCAGCAACGAGCCCGCCACGTGATCACTGAAAATGGCCGAGTGCTGCAGGCTAAGCAGGGCGTGTCTGCTCAGAAGTTTGGAGAGCTGATGAATGCCTCTCACGCCAGCCTGCGCGATGACTATGAGGTTTCTGTGGAAGGGCTCGATCAGCTAGTAGACATTCTCCAGGCTAGTCCGGGCGTGTTTGGTGCACGCCTCACCGGAGCCGGGTTTGGCGGAGCTTGCGTAGCGCTAGTGAAGGCTGGGGAGGGAGTTGCGATCGCAAAGTCTGCCTTGGAGCGCTATCGGCAGACTGGGCATCAGGGGAGTGTTTTGGTTCCCTAG
- a CDS encoding class I SAM-dependent methyltransferase, which translates to MQTQQVIETYSQGAAEYEAIMARYWHVERGPFIATLELSVGQTVLDAAVGTGLNLPAYPAGVQVTGVDLSEGMLEEARKKQVSADITLKISDLENLDLPDNSFDAAASGFTLCVVDNPVRALQEILRVTKPGALIAVLDYCKSRDPEVQKWQELIFDTASQTGFPTGKVKWNALMDYDELLYSSNLPIEVLQDARIESPNPFSCGCQLLLKNSKG; encoded by the coding sequence ATGCAGACCCAGCAAGTCATTGAGACCTACAGCCAAGGGGCCGCAGAGTACGAAGCGATTATGGCGCGCTACTGGCACGTTGAGCGCGGCCCGTTCATTGCAACTCTGGAGCTGAGTGTAGGACAAACGGTATTGGATGCTGCCGTAGGGACAGGGCTTAACCTTCCGGCTTACCCTGCTGGGGTGCAGGTAACGGGAGTTGATTTGTCTGAGGGCATGCTTGAAGAAGCGCGTAAGAAGCAGGTCTCTGCTGACATCACCTTAAAAATATCAGACCTGGAAAATTTAGATTTGCCTGATAACAGCTTTGATGCGGCAGCCTCGGGGTTTACCCTCTGCGTTGTTGACAATCCGGTTCGAGCCCTGCAAGAGATTTTGCGAGTCACCAAGCCGGGGGCGCTGATTGCGGTTCTTGACTACTGCAAATCGCGCGACCCTGAAGTTCAGAAGTGGCAGGAGCTGATTTTTGATACCGCATCGCAAACTGGTTTCCCAACGGGCAAAGTTAAGTGGAATGCTCTGATGGATTATGACGAGCTACTTTACAGCAGCAACCTGCCAATCGAAGTGCTTCAAGACGCTCGAATTGAGAGCCCCAATCCATTTTCCTGTGGCTGTCAGCTGCTGCTAAAAAATTCAAAAGGTTAG
- a CDS encoding M24 family metallopeptidase: MSAAEVTHKLKLVRTVLANTGATGVRLRGTDWFAWATAGGSNTVLLAAETGVAEVLITLDGAWILTDEIEAQRLQDEEVPTGFEWAVNPWAMADQREAFVGSVTHGKVLSDLPTEAEAALPPELMQAKRTLLFSEIERYRQVGRLASEAMTQTLSKAKPDWTEYQLAAAGAAALWVRGLHPTLTLVAGERRLPLYRHATAKAEPLGQIAMLVFCARGFGLYANLTRFVSFSPLSPEHEQLHQQVREIEAIALNACQAGTPLNQVYFTLKQAYEQQGYANAIAEHHQGGTTGYLSREVVANPTTDDLLSAPIAMAWNPSLRGAKIEDTFLLHDDGSLENLTFDPNWPHVEVQGRKRPVPWVR; the protein is encoded by the coding sequence ATGAGCGCCGCAGAAGTTACCCACAAGTTGAAGTTAGTTCGAACCGTGTTAGCCAATACCGGAGCGACAGGTGTGCGCCTGCGGGGAACAGACTGGTTTGCCTGGGCCACGGCTGGCGGCTCAAACACAGTGCTGCTAGCAGCAGAAACAGGCGTGGCTGAGGTGCTGATAACCCTGGACGGGGCCTGGATCTTGACCGATGAAATTGAGGCCCAGCGGCTTCAGGATGAGGAGGTGCCCACTGGCTTTGAGTGGGCAGTGAACCCTTGGGCAATGGCAGATCAACGTGAGGCGTTTGTAGGATCGGTCACCCACGGCAAGGTTTTGAGCGATCTGCCGACTGAGGCAGAAGCTGCCCTGCCCCCTGAACTGATGCAGGCCAAGCGCACCCTGCTATTCTCCGAGATCGAGCGCTACCGCCAAGTGGGGCGATTGGCCAGTGAGGCGATGACCCAAACGCTATCTAAAGCTAAACCTGACTGGACCGAGTACCAGCTAGCCGCAGCGGGCGCTGCCGCCCTATGGGTTCGGGGGCTGCATCCCACTCTGACTCTGGTGGCAGGGGAACGGCGGCTGCCGCTCTACCGCCATGCAACGGCTAAGGCAGAACCTCTAGGGCAGATAGCCATGCTGGTTTTTTGCGCTCGTGGCTTTGGCCTATATGCCAACCTGACCCGCTTTGTCTCTTTTAGCCCGCTCTCTCCTGAGCACGAGCAGCTGCACCAGCAGGTCCGCGAAATCGAGGCCATTGCCTTAAATGCTTGCCAGGCTGGAACCCCGTTGAATCAGGTCTATTTCACGCTAAAGCAGGCTTATGAGCAGCAGGGCTATGCCAATGCGATCGCAGAGCACCACCAAGGCGGCACCACCGGCTATCTCTCGCGTGAAGTAGTCGCCAACCCCACCACCGACGATCTTCTTTCTGCCCCCATTGCCATGGCTTGGAACCCCAGCTTGCGAGGGGCCAAGATTGAAGACACGTTCTTGCTGCACGACGACGGCAGCCTGGAAAATTTAACCTTTGATCCCAACTGGCCTCACGTTGAAGTACAGGGGCGCAAGCGTCCTGTGCCGTGGGTCCGGTAA
- the galT gene encoding galactose-1-phosphate uridylyltransferase produces the protein MHFQKLRKPDGRALTLYSRFPIEPDIEAPSPSNEPVQANPHLRWHPLRGEWVAYASHRQGRTFMPPPEYNPLAPTTNPAVPTELPQGRYDVAVFDNRFPSLQPQAANPPDLIVDTLPANGACEVVVFTQDPQTSLSALPLDHLDLLIEVWGDRTRALGEIPQIQYVLPFENKGVEVGVTLHHPHGQIYAYPFVPPVPARMLEQQQTYYGEHQRSLLQDLIHQEIADDQRILYRDESAIAFVPICARYPYEVWVAPIQPVATLADLTDEQRHSLARALKTVTLKYDGLWNRSFPYLMAWYQAPIDGQPHPEFHLHAEFYPPYRTPDKLKYLAGTELAAGMFANDALPEEKAQELQAVAITIEEPVRL, from the coding sequence ATGCATTTTCAGAAACTCCGTAAACCGGATGGACGGGCACTAACCCTCTATAGCCGTTTCCCCATTGAGCCCGACATCGAGGCTCCTAGCCCTAGCAATGAGCCGGTGCAGGCAAATCCTCATCTGCGCTGGCATCCGCTACGGGGGGAGTGGGTGGCCTATGCCAGCCATCGCCAGGGTCGCACCTTTATGCCGCCGCCGGAGTACAATCCGCTGGCCCCGACTACCAATCCGGCGGTGCCGACTGAGTTGCCTCAGGGTCGCTACGATGTGGCGGTGTTTGACAACCGCTTTCCCTCGCTGCAGCCTCAGGCCGCCAATCCACCAGATCTGATTGTGGATACGCTGCCTGCTAATGGGGCTTGTGAGGTGGTGGTCTTTACCCAAGATCCGCAGACTTCGCTCAGCGCTCTGCCGCTAGATCACCTGGATCTGCTAATTGAGGTGTGGGGCGATCGCACTCGCGCCCTCGGTGAGATTCCTCAAATTCAGTACGTTCTGCCCTTTGAGAATAAGGGAGTAGAGGTGGGCGTGACGCTGCACCATCCCCACGGACAGATCTACGCTTATCCCTTCGTACCGCCTGTGCCTGCTCGGATGCTGGAGCAGCAGCAGACCTACTACGGTGAGCACCAGCGCAGCCTACTGCAGGACTTGATCCACCAGGAGATTGCCGATGACCAGCGGATCTTGTATCGGGATGAGAGTGCGATCGCATTTGTCCCCATCTGCGCCCGCTACCCCTACGAAGTTTGGGTTGCGCCCATTCAGCCTGTGGCCACGCTGGCAGATCTGACCGATGAGCAGCGCCACAGCCTAGCTAGGGCTTTAAAGACCGTCACGCTTAAATACGATGGACTGTGGAACCGCTCTTTCCCCTACCTGATGGCTTGGTATCAGGCCCCCATCGACGGTCAGCCCCATCCTGAATTTCACCTGCATGCCGAGTTTTACCCACCTTACCGCACCCCCGACAAGCTCAAGTACCTGGCGGGAACAGAGCTAGCGGCAGGCATGTTTGCCAATGACGCCCTGCCCGAGGAGAAAGCCCAGGAATTGCAGGCCGTTGCCATCACAATAGAAGAGCCCGTCCGTCTATGA